A part of Chloroflexota bacterium genomic DNA contains:
- a CDS encoding TetR/AcrR family transcriptional regulator codes for MDNKQVLLDRALELFSQRGYDAVGVREVVEAAGVTKPTLYHYFECKRGLLDSLLQREGTPMLEQIQRAADYQRDLVLTLETIARAYFQFAQDNRVFYRLQMAMVYAPPESEANQAIRAFSKRQYEILEGVFIKAAEDHGNLRGRHKRYAAALLGQINVMIELFLNDSLELTNEVTYLTIHQFMYGIFS; via the coding sequence ATGGACAATAAACAGGTATTGCTGGATCGGGCATTGGAACTTTTTAGCCAGCGCGGCTATGACGCAGTTGGTGTGCGTGAGGTAGTCGAAGCTGCTGGCGTGACAAAGCCCACCCTCTATCATTATTTCGAATGCAAGCGCGGGCTGCTGGATTCCTTGTTGCAGCGGGAAGGCACCCCGATGCTGGAGCAGATCCAACGTGCCGCTGATTATCAGCGAGATCTGGTCCTGACCCTGGAAACCATTGCCAGGGCGTATTTCCAATTTGCGCAGGACAATAGAGTCTTTTATCGGCTGCAGATGGCAATGGTTTATGCGCCGCCGGAAAGTGAAGCTAATCAGGCCATCCGAGCTTTCTCAAAAAGACAATATGAGATCCTCGAAGGAGTCTTTATCAAGGCGGCTGAGGACCATGGCAATTTACGCGGTCGTCATAAACGCTACGCGGCAGCTTTGTTAGGGCAGATCAATGTAATGATTGAGCTTTTCCTCAATGACAGCCTTGAGCTGACCAATGAAGTGACCTATCTCACCATCCACCAATTCATGTACGGAATATTCAGCTAA